Proteins from one Streptosporangium becharense genomic window:
- a CDS encoding DeoR/GlpR family DNA-binding transcription regulator, whose translation MEGNDRIRAIMSALRTSDVVSVAELAVEHAVSEMTIRRDLDELAQQGVVRRVRGGAVSLLLRGEEPPFGVREREATEVKRRIAAEVAALLADGEAVLLDSGTTTLEVARAIRHRRLTVMPLSLQSATELSGASRVRLVLPGGEVRPGELSFTGPLTEGAIRALRFDTVVIGCCGLSARHGLTAHDLADVAVKQAAIASARRVVAATDSGKFTRTAFGAVCPLDRLDVVVTDTGLPPAEHDAMTAAGVTVRTV comes from the coding sequence ATGGAAGGTAACGATCGGATCCGCGCGATCATGTCCGCGCTGCGCACCAGCGACGTCGTCTCGGTGGCCGAGCTGGCGGTCGAGCACGCGGTGTCGGAGATGACCATCCGTCGCGACCTCGACGAGCTGGCCCAGCAGGGTGTGGTCAGGCGGGTGCGCGGCGGCGCGGTGAGCCTGCTGCTGCGCGGCGAGGAGCCTCCCTTCGGGGTCCGCGAGCGTGAGGCGACGGAGGTCAAGCGGCGGATCGCCGCCGAGGTCGCGGCCCTGCTCGCCGACGGCGAGGCCGTGCTACTCGACAGCGGCACCACCACCCTGGAGGTGGCCCGCGCGATCCGTCACCGCCGGCTGACGGTCATGCCGCTCTCCCTGCAGTCCGCCACCGAGCTCAGCGGGGCGTCGCGCGTCCGCCTGGTGCTGCCCGGCGGCGAGGTCCGGCCTGGAGAGCTCAGCTTCACCGGCCCGCTGACCGAAGGCGCCATCCGCGCGCTGCGCTTCGACACCGTGGTCATCGGCTGTTGCGGCCTGTCCGCCCGGCACGGTCTCACCGCTCACGACCTGGCCGACGTCGCCGTCAAGCAGGCCGCCATCGCCTCGGCCCGGCGTGTGGTCGCCGCCACCGACTCCGGCAAGTTCACCCGCACCGCCTTCGGCGCGGTCTGCCCGCTCGACCGCCTCGACGTGGTCGTCACCGACACCGGCCTGCCCCCGGCCGAGCACGATGCCATGACCGCCGCCGGCGTCACCGTCCGCACCGTCTGA
- a CDS encoding transcriptional regulator, which yields MTRNSPPDLLVLHAVRITGFADTPVIARRFGLDAATTQEVLLDAEAHGWVEHTAFAGTGGWSLTGRGRAENERLLAAELARVGGADEVRDVYREFLPLNALLLRACTDWQLRPTAGDRLAVNDHSDPAWDAGVLCELDGIDRALTPLADRLGSVLARFRGYDTRFTAALARARAGDGAWVDRTDVDSCHRVWFELHEDLIATLGLDRHAQP from the coding sequence GTGACGCGGAACTCTCCGCCCGATCTCCTGGTCCTGCACGCCGTGCGCATCACCGGGTTCGCGGACACCCCGGTGATCGCTCGTCGGTTCGGGCTCGACGCGGCCACGACGCAAGAGGTGTTGCTCGACGCCGAGGCTCACGGCTGGGTCGAGCACACCGCCTTCGCCGGCACCGGAGGCTGGTCGCTGACCGGGCGGGGCCGGGCCGAGAACGAACGCCTGCTCGCGGCCGAGCTCGCACGCGTCGGCGGCGCCGACGAGGTCCGGGACGTCTACCGCGAGTTCCTGCCGCTGAACGCCCTCCTGCTACGAGCCTGCACCGACTGGCAACTGCGGCCCACCGCCGGCGACCGGCTCGCCGTCAACGACCACTCCGATCCCGCCTGGGACGCCGGAGTCCTCTGCGAACTCGACGGCATCGATCGCGCGCTCACGCCGCTCGCGGACCGGCTCGGGAGCGTCCTTGCGCGGTTCCGCGGATACGACACGCGGTTCACCGCGGCCCTGGCGCGCGCTCGGGCCGGGGACGGGGCCTGGGTCGACCGCACCGACGTCGACTCCTGCCATCGTGTCTGGTTCGAGCTGCACGAGGACCTCATCGCCACGCTCGGCCTCGACCGGCACGCGCAACCCTGA
- a CDS encoding DNA-binding protein — MSRKHDIAHTVHTDHLRARREQDARERLLSLGADALDARPWRPSPAPPSAVDLAQFAVWRWADLGPEDILSALALLPAARAEVEGLEAALLFTARSAGLTWAQMAHAMGFNSPQACQQRYTRLTARQDADS; from the coding sequence ATGTCACGCAAGCACGACATCGCTCACACCGTGCACACCGATCACCTCCGGGCCCGTCGTGAGCAGGACGCGCGTGAGCGTCTTCTGAGCCTGGGGGCGGACGCGCTCGACGCCCGCCCATGGCGGCCCTCACCCGCTCCGCCGTCGGCGGTCGACCTCGCGCAGTTCGCCGTCTGGCGCTGGGCCGACCTGGGCCCGGAGGACATCCTGAGCGCGCTCGCCCTGCTGCCCGCCGCGCGCGCCGAGGTCGAAGGACTCGAAGCCGCCCTGCTGTTCACGGCCCGGAGCGCGGGACTGACCTGGGCCCAGATGGCCCACGCGATGGGGTTCAACTCCCCGCAGGCGTGCCAGCAGCGGTACACCCGCCTGACGGCGCGCCAGGACGCCGACTCGTGA
- a CDS encoding SDR family NAD(P)-dependent oxidoreductase, producing the protein MPTMPTMPTMPTVPTMPTGDLFTLTGRTALVTGASSGIGHAIAHALGNAGASLILIARRPQPLTDTLNQLHDQGIPAAAITADLADPHDITHITRQAATHFGDIDILVNNAANNIRHPMADLTPDDYQQTIAVNLTAPYLLGQHFGPRMAHRGWGRIINIGSQQSIRAFGDSGAYGISKAAITGLTRSQAEAWSPHGVNANTIIPGFVLTPLTEPAQAIPGRVEALAARTMIGRNATPADFTGTAIFLASDASAYITGQTICVDGGFSVH; encoded by the coding sequence ATGCCCACCATGCCCACCATGCCCACCATGCCCACCGTGCCCACCATGCCCACCGGCGACCTCTTCACCCTCACCGGACGCACCGCCCTCGTCACCGGCGCCAGCTCCGGCATCGGCCACGCCATCGCCCACGCCCTCGGCAACGCCGGCGCCTCACTCATCCTCATCGCCCGCCGACCCCAACCCCTCACCGACACCCTCAACCAACTCCACGACCAAGGCATCCCCGCCGCCGCCATCACCGCCGACCTCGCCGACCCCCACGACATCACCCACATCACCCGGCAAGCCGCCACCCACTTCGGCGACATCGACATCCTCGTCAACAACGCCGCCAACAACATCCGCCACCCCATGGCAGACCTCACCCCCGACGACTACCAACAGACCATCGCCGTCAACCTCACCGCCCCCTACCTCCTCGGCCAGCACTTCGGCCCCCGCATGGCCCACCGCGGCTGGGGCCGCATCATCAACATCGGCTCCCAGCAATCCATCAGAGCCTTCGGCGACAGCGGCGCCTACGGCATCTCCAAAGCCGCCATCACCGGCCTCACCCGCTCCCAAGCCGAAGCCTGGTCACCCCACGGCGTCAACGCCAACACCATCATCCCCGGCTTCGTCCTCACCCCCCTCACCGAACCCGCCCAAGCCATCCCCGGCCGCGTCGAAGCCCTCGCCGCCCGCACCATGATCGGCCGCAACGCCACCCCCGCCGACTTCACCGGCACCGCCATCTTCCTCGCAAGCGACGCCAGCGCCTACATCACCGGCCAGACCATCTGCGTCGACGGCGGCTTCTCCGTCCACTGA
- a CDS encoding MFS transporter yields the protein MTTTPNPANARRAVSYFFILLGTTSGAWAARIPAVKHTLHLTDGQLTYGLLAIAAGLVAGMRFAGPLTDRLGSARLLPPAAIATALAIIPPGYAPTLPTLIATLFLFGLINASLDVSMNAHGLEVERAYGRPIMSSFHAMFSIGGLLGAGIGGLFAWLDLSAGTTLAAVGIPLALISLHAGRHLLPPTPRPQHHNTTPPRRAPWNGWITLMGVVAFAGLVGEGAANDWTAVYLFEDLGTSQSVAATGFAVFSTAMTIGRFAGDRLAQRLGPVRLVRYSGIIAAFGLGIALLVARVPVAIAGFALFGLGLATIVPQVFSAAGNHDPDRAGQSIAQVATVGYAGLVAGPAIIGGAAELVGLPTALAIPALLAAFMAATAGALRPPARPGDTTDLS from the coding sequence ATGACCACCACCCCCAACCCCGCCAACGCCCGCCGCGCCGTCTCCTACTTCTTCATCCTCCTCGGCACCACCTCCGGCGCCTGGGCCGCCCGCATCCCCGCCGTCAAACACACCCTCCACCTCACCGACGGCCAACTCACCTACGGCCTCCTCGCCATCGCCGCCGGCCTCGTCGCCGGCATGCGCTTCGCCGGCCCCCTCACCGACCGCCTCGGCAGCGCCCGCCTCCTCCCCCCGGCAGCCATCGCCACCGCCCTCGCCATCATCCCCCCCGGCTACGCCCCCACCCTCCCCACCCTCATCGCCACCCTCTTCCTCTTCGGCCTCATCAACGCCTCCCTCGACGTCTCCATGAACGCCCACGGCCTCGAAGTCGAACGCGCCTACGGCCGCCCCATCATGTCCTCCTTCCACGCCATGTTCAGCATCGGCGGCCTCCTCGGCGCAGGCATCGGCGGCCTGTTCGCCTGGCTCGACCTCAGCGCCGGCACCACCCTCGCCGCTGTCGGCATCCCCCTCGCCCTCATCTCCCTCCACGCCGGACGCCACCTCCTCCCCCCCACCCCACGCCCCCAGCACCACAACACCACCCCACCCCGCCGCGCCCCCTGGAACGGCTGGATCACCCTCATGGGCGTCGTCGCCTTCGCCGGACTCGTCGGCGAAGGAGCCGCCAACGACTGGACCGCCGTCTACCTCTTCGAAGACCTCGGCACCTCCCAAAGCGTCGCCGCCACCGGATTCGCCGTCTTCTCCACCGCGATGACCATCGGCCGCTTCGCCGGCGACCGCCTCGCCCAGCGCCTCGGCCCCGTCCGCCTCGTCCGCTACTCCGGCATCATCGCCGCCTTCGGCCTCGGCATCGCACTACTCGTCGCCCGCGTCCCCGTCGCCATCGCCGGCTTCGCCCTGTTCGGCCTGGGCCTGGCCACCATCGTCCCGCAGGTCTTCTCCGCCGCCGGAAACCACGACCCCGACCGCGCCGGCCAGTCCATCGCCCAGGTCGCCACCGTCGGCTACGCCGGCCTCGTCGCAGGCCCCGCCATCATCGGCGGCGCCGCCGAACTCGTCGGACTGCCCACCGCCCTGGCCATCCCCGCCCTGCTGGCGGCCTTCATGGCCGCCACCGCCGGAGCGCTCCGGCCGCCGGCCCGCCCCGGCGACACAACCGACCTCTCTTGA
- a CDS encoding cytochrome P450 family protein — MTGDSRDADGVPQIDLADPEVLRDPFTAYGRARERSPLARLLAPGFGSMWALTRYDSARAMLSDARFGPSPRSFIPPSVPEDCRPYMRTMAEMHGPEHARLRRLVAPAFTARRAAGFRTRIESIAESLLGDLPGHAEDGRVDLMAHFARPLPIEVICEVVGIPASDRPRWREYGAAVAAGSGRGFAEAVPGIMEGAKAALARRRAEPGDDLVSDLVRVQAEDDEDGDRLSDAEIVTLVWHLVLAGQTPVHLIANGVQALLGHPGQLAALRDDPGLMPGAVEELARWCGPQVLTIPRYAREDVEVEGMVIGAGEPVVAVIASANRDPRAYPDPDRLDVGRAAGAPGHLSFAHGPHFCLGASLARVQIEVALTALLRRFPRLALAASPGEVTRVPDPGAWRLASLPVTV; from the coding sequence ATGACCGGTGACAGCCGGGATGCGGACGGCGTCCCTCAGATCGACCTGGCCGATCCCGAGGTGCTGCGTGATCCCTTCACCGCCTACGGGCGGGCACGGGAGCGCTCGCCGCTGGCCAGGCTCCTGGCTCCCGGCTTCGGCTCGATGTGGGCACTGACGCGGTACGACAGCGCCAGGGCGATGCTGAGCGACGCCCGGTTCGGTCCGAGTCCGAGGAGTTTCATCCCGCCGTCCGTCCCGGAGGACTGCCGGCCGTACATGCGGACGATGGCGGAGATGCACGGGCCTGAGCACGCGCGGCTGCGCAGGCTGGTGGCGCCCGCGTTCACCGCCCGCCGTGCCGCCGGGTTCCGGACGCGGATCGAGTCGATCGCCGAGAGCCTGCTCGGCGACCTTCCCGGTCACGCGGAGGACGGCCGGGTGGACCTGATGGCGCACTTCGCGCGACCCCTGCCGATCGAGGTGATCTGCGAGGTGGTCGGCATCCCCGCGTCCGACCGTCCGCGCTGGCGGGAGTACGGGGCGGCCGTCGCGGCGGGATCCGGGCGGGGGTTCGCCGAGGCCGTGCCCGGCATCATGGAGGGGGCCAAGGCCGCCCTCGCGCGCCGCAGGGCCGAACCCGGTGACGACCTGGTCTCCGATCTCGTCCGCGTCCAGGCCGAGGACGACGAGGACGGGGACCGCCTGAGCGACGCCGAGATCGTCACCCTGGTCTGGCATCTCGTCCTGGCGGGGCAGACACCGGTGCATCTCATCGCCAACGGTGTGCAGGCCCTGCTCGGCCACCCCGGTCAGCTGGCCGCGCTCCGCGACGACCCCGGTCTCATGCCCGGCGCGGTCGAGGAGCTGGCGCGCTGGTGCGGGCCGCAGGTGCTGACCATACCCCGTTACGCGCGTGAGGACGTCGAGGTGGAGGGGATGGTGATCGGCGCGGGCGAGCCCGTGGTCGCCGTGATCGCCTCCGCCAACCGCGACCCGCGGGCCTACCCCGACCCGGACCGGCTCGACGTCGGCCGCGCCGCCGGAGCACCCGGGCACCTGAGCTTCGCCCACGGGCCCCACTTCTGTCTCGGGGCGTCGCTGGCCCGGGTGCAGATCGAGGTCGCGCTCACCGCGCTGCTGCGCCGCTTCCCCCGTCTGGCGCTCGCCGCGTCGCCGGGGGAGGTGACACGGGTTCCCGACCCGGGAGCCTGGCGTCTGGCGTCGCTGCCCGTGACCGTCTGA
- a CDS encoding helix-turn-helix transcriptional regulator, whose product MRASRLLSLLLLLQTRGRMTAPELAGELEVSVRTVYRDVEALSSAGVPVYADRGPAGGYRLLDGYRTRLNGLTAEEASSLFLAGLPGPAAELGLAEVAATAELKVLAALPPEPRSHATRMRERFHLDVPGWYRDADPVPFLGEVAEAVWEQRPLRMTYRRWGPREVERLVHPYGLVLKGGAWYMIAFAGEGEPRTYRVSRIVAAELLADRFERPADFDLAGFWSRYAAEFRERMHTGEALVRVAPGTEGLLRHTVGAELTDAALAAAGPPGDDGWVTLRLPVESTRHAHWLLLRLGADVEVLGPPELREAMAATAVRLAALYGERPG is encoded by the coding sequence ATGCGCGCCAGCCGTCTGCTGTCACTGTTGCTGCTCCTGCAGACCAGGGGCCGGATGACGGCCCCCGAGCTGGCCGGGGAGCTGGAGGTCTCCGTCCGCACGGTCTACCGCGACGTGGAGGCCCTGTCGTCGGCCGGCGTGCCGGTCTACGCCGACCGGGGCCCCGCCGGGGGCTACCGCCTGCTCGACGGTTACCGCACCCGCCTGAACGGGCTGACCGCCGAGGAGGCGTCCTCGCTGTTCCTCGCCGGACTGCCCGGCCCCGCCGCGGAGCTGGGCCTGGCCGAGGTCGCGGCCACCGCCGAGCTGAAGGTGCTGGCCGCGCTTCCCCCGGAGCCGCGCTCACACGCGACCCGGATGCGCGAGCGCTTCCACCTGGACGTCCCGGGCTGGTACCGCGACGCGGACCCCGTCCCCTTCCTCGGGGAGGTCGCCGAGGCGGTGTGGGAGCAGCGCCCGCTGCGCATGACCTACCGCCGCTGGGGTCCACGCGAGGTCGAGCGCCTGGTCCACCCGTACGGGCTGGTCCTCAAGGGCGGGGCGTGGTACATGATCGCCTTCGCCGGGGAGGGAGAGCCGCGCACCTACCGGGTGTCGCGGATCGTGGCCGCCGAACTGCTCGCCGACCGCTTCGAACGCCCGGCGGACTTCGACCTGGCCGGGTTCTGGAGCCGGTACGCGGCCGAGTTCCGCGAACGGATGCACACCGGGGAGGCCCTGGTGCGGGTGGCCCCCGGCACCGAGGGCCTGCTGCGCCACACCGTGGGCGCCGAGCTCACCGACGCGGCGCTGGCCGCGGCGGGCCCGCCCGGCGACGACGGCTGGGTGACGCTGCGCCTGCCGGTCGAGTCGACCCGGCACGCCCACTGGCTGCTGCTGCGCCTGGGCGCCGACGTCGAGGTCCTCGGACCGCCCGAGCTGCGCGAGGCGATGGCCGCCACCGCCGTGCGCCTGGCCGCGTTGTACGGCGAGCGGCCGGGTTAA
- a CDS encoding PEP/pyruvate-binding domain-containing protein translates to MIVPLMEAVADTCGGKAGALGALLRAGLPVPDGFVVSFAAYLDAVRDPDLGRFAGRPDDPDAIRQAIEARPVHATVIDALGRALDELGDPPVAVRSSAANEDTGQASAAGQHESFLAVHGVSEVAEAVRACWASLFSPRAVDYRDASVRADQPSDDLMMAVIVQRHLDAEASGVMFTPADPDDPTRIEASWGLGPSVVEGKVTPDAYRVTGDRSVTRAVADKRTRLDRRGTRLVIRDVPTRIRNQPAIDDATATRLAGLGKEIAALLGGPQDIEWAIADGRTWILQARPVTAAPPPASPRGTCDTPAAALTGTPGSRGIVTGIARIVRGPGDFARVRPGDILVCPFTDPAWTPLLRIAAGVVTETGGVLSHAAIVAREHAIPAVLGVPDATGRLHDDTVITVDGTTGTVTATNA, encoded by the coding sequence ATGATCGTACCCCTCATGGAGGCCGTCGCCGACACCTGCGGCGGCAAGGCCGGCGCACTCGGCGCGTTGCTCCGCGCGGGCCTGCCGGTTCCCGACGGTTTCGTCGTCTCCTTCGCCGCCTACCTCGACGCCGTCCGCGACCCGGACCTCGGACGGTTCGCCGGCCGGCCGGACGATCCTGACGCGATACGGCAGGCGATCGAGGCCCGCCCGGTCCACGCCACCGTGATCGACGCGCTGGGACGAGCGCTCGACGAGCTCGGCGACCCGCCCGTCGCGGTGAGATCATCGGCGGCGAACGAGGACACCGGTCAGGCATCGGCGGCCGGTCAGCATGAGAGCTTCCTCGCCGTGCACGGAGTCAGCGAGGTCGCCGAGGCCGTACGCGCCTGCTGGGCCTCCCTGTTCTCCCCACGCGCCGTCGACTACCGGGACGCCTCCGTCCGCGCCGACCAGCCGTCCGACGATCTCATGATGGCCGTCATCGTCCAACGCCACCTGGACGCCGAGGCGTCCGGGGTCATGTTCACACCCGCGGACCCGGACGACCCCACCCGGATCGAGGCGTCCTGGGGCCTCGGCCCCAGCGTCGTCGAGGGCAAGGTCACCCCCGACGCCTACCGCGTCACCGGCGACAGGTCGGTCACACGCGCCGTCGCGGACAAACGAACCCGCCTCGACCGGCGCGGCACGCGGCTCGTCATCCGCGACGTTCCCACCCGCATCCGGAACCAACCGGCGATCGACGACGCGACCGCCACCCGGCTCGCCGGACTGGGCAAGGAGATCGCCGCCCTACTCGGTGGACCACAGGACATCGAGTGGGCGATCGCCGACGGCCGCACCTGGATTCTGCAGGCACGACCGGTCACCGCCGCCCCCCCACCGGCATCGCCTCGCGGCACCTGCGACACCCCTGCCGCCGCACTCACCGGAACACCGGGCAGCCGCGGGATCGTGACCGGCATCGCGAGGATCGTCCGCGGTCCCGGCGACTTCGCGCGCGTACGCCCAGGCGACATCCTCGTCTGCCCCTTCACCGACCCCGCCTGGACACCGCTGCTGCGCATCGCCGCCGGCGTCGTCACCGAAACCGGAGGCGTGCTCTCCCACGCCGCGATCGTCGCCCGCGAGCACGCCATCCCCGCCGTCCTCGGCGTCCCGGACGCGACCGGCAGGCTCCACGACGACACCGTCATCACCGTCGACGGCACCACCGGCACCGTCACGGCCACGAATGCGTGA
- a CDS encoding TetR/AcrR family transcriptional regulator: MGRLTRAQTQERNRVRVLAAAREEFAERGFRHAKIDAIAERAELTRGAVYSNFPGKRALYFAVLADAAEHAPQPPHPEPGHTARDALAAFARAWMTRLPLATDPWYDSARLGMDLMPEILADERTRRPFAQLMRLNAILLGLALERLRPPREPARRMVRVAEAALTTLHGAGQLAAAAPGFVEPFNVVSACTQLAGLDLGDRWLTPSIVAPTRPADDPWSPPPATDMIHGGPVRLDGDGVVAVLGLHRLSAAEEAVRAEPPGAGVTAVIVTGDPGELAPLARLVVADLRSCLRQSFPPSAWPRLNVVCDETGSLAAAAGVPAVSDATETAVRVRASRIVARAEGFGACHAAAAVPPDMPSTRPEDASGRPGGTAADRWSP; the protein is encoded by the coding sequence ATGGGCCGGCTCACCAGAGCGCAGACGCAGGAACGCAACCGCGTCAGGGTGCTGGCCGCCGCCAGGGAGGAGTTCGCCGAACGCGGCTTCCGCCACGCCAAGATCGACGCCATCGCCGAGCGCGCCGAGCTCACCCGCGGCGCGGTCTACTCCAACTTCCCCGGCAAACGGGCCCTGTACTTCGCCGTCCTCGCCGACGCCGCCGAGCACGCCCCCCAACCGCCGCACCCCGAGCCCGGGCACACCGCCCGCGACGCGCTCGCCGCGTTCGCCCGCGCCTGGATGACCCGGCTCCCCCTCGCCACCGACCCGTGGTACGACTCCGCCCGGCTCGGCATGGACCTGATGCCGGAGATCCTCGCCGACGAGCGGACCCGGCGCCCTTTCGCCCAGCTGATGAGACTCAACGCGATCCTGCTCGGACTCGCCCTCGAACGGCTGCGTCCGCCCCGCGAACCCGCCCGCCGGATGGTGCGCGTGGCCGAGGCCGCGCTCACCACCCTGCACGGCGCCGGCCAGCTGGCCGCCGCCGCCCCCGGCTTCGTCGAACCCTTCAACGTCGTCAGCGCCTGCACCCAGCTCGCCGGCCTCGATCTGGGTGACCGATGGCTGACCCCGTCCATCGTCGCGCCGACCCGGCCGGCCGACGACCCGTGGTCCCCGCCACCCGCGACCGACATGATCCACGGCGGACCCGTGCGGCTCGACGGCGACGGCGTGGTGGCGGTCCTCGGGCTGCACCGGCTCTCCGCGGCCGAGGAAGCGGTGCGCGCCGAACCGCCCGGCGCCGGCGTCACCGCCGTCATCGTCACCGGCGACCCCGGTGAGCTGGCCCCGCTGGCCCGGCTGGTCGTCGCCGACCTCCGCTCCTGCCTGCGGCAGTCCTTCCCGCCGTCGGCCTGGCCGCGGCTGAACGTGGTGTGCGACGAGACGGGCTCCCTGGCCGCGGCGGCCGGCGTGCCCGCCGTCAGCGACGCCACCGAGACCGCCGTACGCGTCCGCGCGAGCCGGATCGTCGCCCGCGCCGAGGGTTTCGGCGCCTGCCACGCGGCGGCGGCCGTCCCGCCCGATATGCCGTCCACCCGGCCCGAAGACGCCTCCGGGCGGCCGGGCGGCACCGCCGCCGACCGGTGGTCGCCCTGA
- a CDS encoding MarR family winged helix-turn-helix transcriptional regulator: protein MNDERERLIDQIGEIQRDLGRLIVRHRPTSPLFDSSLTLRQLKVVMILACQGSASGQDLAHHLGVGLGTVTGIVDRLVGHGLVTRREDPHDRRIRRVELTPAGRTLIEEISDAGLTDFRHLLQRLDTPTLHGLSTAMDKIRQVAETLYNDTPNKTSDNPITQPPE from the coding sequence GTGAACGACGAACGCGAACGACTGATCGACCAGATCGGCGAAATCCAACGCGACCTCGGACGACTCATCGTCCGACACCGCCCCACCTCACCCCTCTTCGACTCCAGCCTCACCCTGCGGCAACTCAAAGTCGTCATGATCCTCGCCTGCCAGGGATCCGCCTCGGGCCAGGACCTCGCCCACCACCTCGGCGTCGGCCTCGGCACCGTCACCGGCATCGTCGACCGCCTCGTCGGCCACGGCCTCGTCACCCGCCGCGAAGATCCCCACGACCGCCGCATCCGCCGCGTCGAACTCACCCCCGCCGGACGCACCCTCATCGAAGAGATCTCCGACGCCGGCCTCACCGACTTCCGCCACCTCCTGCAACGCCTCGACACCCCCACCCTCCACGGCCTCTCCACCGCCATGGACAAAATCCGCCAAGTCGCCGAAACCCTCTACAACGACACCCCCAACAAAACATCGGACAACCCAATCACCCAACCCCCAGAGTGA
- a CDS encoding alpha/beta fold hydrolase, giving the protein MTLAYDDGGAGDPVVLLHSSAADSRMWDPQWELLTAGFRVIRPDFRGYGRTPYAAERPYTDSGDVAELLAGLGLTRVALVGSSYGGRVALELATAHPALVSRLVLLNPGCGLPATPDLAAFGAEEDRLLEAGEIEAAVELNARTWLGPEAGPQARARQMEMQRHSFTVQLAADPEPSQLEGEIDLAAVTAPAVVVTGGHDLPYFRAVARHLADHLAAATLIDLDWAGHLPSMERPEEITRLLVDHLS; this is encoded by the coding sequence ATGACACTGGCGTACGACGACGGGGGAGCGGGCGACCCGGTGGTGCTGCTGCACTCCAGTGCCGCCGACTCGCGGATGTGGGACCCGCAGTGGGAGCTGCTGACCGCCGGGTTCCGGGTGATCCGCCCTGACTTCCGGGGGTATGGCCGCACGCCGTACGCGGCGGAGCGGCCCTACACCGACTCCGGTGACGTGGCGGAGCTGCTCGCCGGGCTCGGCCTGACCCGGGTGGCGCTGGTGGGCTCCTCCTACGGCGGGCGGGTGGCGCTGGAGCTGGCCACCGCCCATCCCGCTCTGGTCTCCCGGCTGGTGCTGCTCAATCCCGGCTGCGGGCTGCCGGCCACGCCCGACCTGGCCGCCTTCGGCGCCGAGGAGGACCGGCTGCTGGAGGCGGGCGAGATCGAGGCGGCGGTCGAGCTGAACGCCCGCACCTGGCTCGGCCCGGAGGCAGGCCCGCAGGCCCGAGCCCGGCAGATGGAGATGCAGCGCCACTCCTTCACGGTCCAGCTGGCCGCCGACCCCGAGCCGTCCCAGCTGGAGGGGGAGATCGACCTGGCCGCGGTGACCGCGCCGGCGGTGGTGGTGACCGGGGGCCACGACCTGCCGTACTTCCGGGCGGTGGCCCGCCACCTGGCCGACCACCTGGCCGCGGCGACGCTGATCGACCTCGACTGGGCCGGTCACCTGCCGAGCATGGAACGCCCCGAGGAGATCACCCGGCTCCTGGTCGACCACCTAAGTTGA
- a CDS encoding histidine phosphatase family protein: MTTRHLYLARHGAADAFGELTGTGRRQASLLGERLAGIPVDAVWHSPLPRAAASAHELARHLPDVPVAEAAELVDHVPYVPSAAETPPSWAGFFDGYDDTEAASGHRLAEALVARFAKAPGTTEGARPGTHDVLVTHACQIAWLVRHALDAPPSRWLGLNSANAALTVIEYRDGLPPTIVMFNDMSHLPPDLRWTGFPAEGVRP, encoded by the coding sequence ATGACGACACGACACCTCTACCTGGCACGCCACGGCGCCGCAGACGCCTTCGGGGAGCTCACCGGCACCGGACGCCGGCAGGCGAGCCTGCTGGGCGAACGACTCGCCGGCATACCGGTCGACGCCGTTTGGCACTCTCCGCTGCCACGCGCGGCGGCCAGCGCGCACGAACTCGCCCGGCACCTGCCGGACGTGCCCGTGGCCGAGGCCGCCGAACTCGTCGACCACGTGCCCTACGTTCCCAGCGCGGCCGAGACACCCCCGTCCTGGGCCGGCTTCTTCGACGGCTACGACGACACCGAGGCGGCCTCGGGCCACAGGCTCGCAGAGGCCCTGGTCGCCCGGTTCGCGAAGGCCCCCGGCACCACGGAAGGGGCCCGGCCCGGCACACACGACGTCCTGGTGACGCACGCCTGCCAGATCGCATGGCTGGTGCGGCACGCGCTGGACGCGCCGCCGTCCCGGTGGCTCGGGCTGAACAGCGCCAACGCCGCACTGACGGTCATCGAGTACCGCGACGGCCTGCCGCCCACGATCGTGATGTTCAACGACATGAGCCACCTCCCGCCCGACCTGCGCTGGACCGGGTTCCCCGCCGAAGGCGTGCGGCCGTGA